A stretch of the Myxococcus guangdongensis genome encodes the following:
- a CDS encoding MmcQ/YjbR family DNA-binding protein: MSKGSTVVLGAAEARLREVMLALPDVTEEFPWGHRTAKVRGKMFAILVLDEEGLRVTTKLPTSNEAALMLPFAEPTGYGLGKSGWVTARFSPGHEVPVELLALWIQESFRAVAPKGLGDGASVVKKSTASKPKAVGSKSTTSGAKPKSTGAKVKPAATKAKTARAKAKTTGAKVKVPSAKAKSTGAKQKRPGKKSAAAGKPSARKVAPGVKRPRTARRATASRAMQS, from the coding sequence ATGAGCAAGGGCTCCACCGTCGTCTTGGGTGCCGCGGAGGCGCGGTTGCGCGAGGTGATGCTCGCCCTGCCCGACGTCACGGAGGAGTTCCCCTGGGGACACCGCACCGCGAAGGTGCGCGGGAAGATGTTCGCCATCCTCGTGCTCGACGAGGAGGGGTTGCGCGTCACCACCAAGCTGCCCACCTCCAACGAGGCGGCGCTGATGCTCCCGTTCGCCGAGCCCACGGGCTATGGCCTGGGCAAGAGCGGCTGGGTGACGGCGCGCTTCTCCCCCGGACACGAGGTCCCGGTGGAGCTGTTGGCCCTGTGGATTCAGGAGAGCTTCCGCGCCGTGGCGCCCAAGGGCCTGGGCGACGGTGCGTCCGTGGTGAAGAAGTCCACCGCGAGCAAGCCGAAGGCGGTGGGGTCGAAGTCGACGACGTCGGGCGCGAAGCCGAAGTCGACGGGCGCGAAGGTGAAGCCGGCCGCCACGAAGGCGAAGACGGCGCGCGCGAAGGCGAAGACGACGGGCGCGAAGGTGAAGGTGCCCAGTGCGAAGGCGAAGTCGACGGGCGCGAAGCAGAAGCGTCCCGGCAAGAAGAGTGCGGCGGCAGGCAAACCGTCCGCGAGGAAAGTGGCGCCCGGGGTGAAGCGGCCCCGCACGGCGCGACGCGCTACGGCGTCCCGCGCGATGCAAAGCTGA